TGCGCCCGCAGCACCGACAGGGGATCCAGGGTCGTGTCCTGACGCTCCTGACGCTCCTCTTCCACGTCCGCGTAGCCGCACTGGCGATTCGGGATGGAGCGGGTGCTCGGCACCGGCACGCCGTGGCGTCGGCTCTCTTTTCGAACCTCTCGGCGAAGCCTTGTCTGCGCCTTGCGCCGCTCTCGGCGCTGAAAAGATTTGGGTCGCGCCCGCCCTGCGCGGCGGCCTGCGGTCACGTCTGCGAAGCCAGCTTCCGGGCGACGGGGATGTCGGCCTCGGGCATGGGGCGCGAGAGGAGCTCCCCGGGCTCGAGCCAGGCCAGCTCCTGGCCGTGGAGGGGCACGGGCGTACCCCGGGCCAGGGTGCAGGCGAAGGCGGTGAGGTGGGGGTGCAGGTGTGGGTAGGCGTGATCCACCCGGGCCACCTCCCGCCCCACCGTCACCACGGCCCCCAGCTCCTCGAGGATCTCCCGGGCAAGCGCCGACTCGGGGCTCTCCCCGGGTTCCACCTTGCCTCCGGGGAACTCCCACAAGCCGCCGTGGGGCCCCCCCGGCGGGCGCCGGGCCAGCAGCACCCTGCCGCAGTCGTCCCAGAGCACGGCGGCCACCACGGGCACCGGGGCCGGGGGGGGCCCGTTCACGGACGCGCCCGGGTCAGGTCTTGAGGTCCGCCAGGTCCTTGAAGTGGTTGAGTGCCTGGGGGTTGGCCAGGGCATCCTTGTTCTTCACCTCCTCGCCCTGCACGGTCTGGAGGACCGCCATTTCCACGAGCTTTCCGCTGATGGTGCGCGGGATCTCGGGCACCTGGATGATCTTGGCGGGCACGTGGCGCGGCGTGGTGTTCTGGCGGATCTGATCCCGGATCTTTTTCTTCAGGGCCTCGTCCAGGGCCGCCCCGGACCGCAGCACCACGAAGAGGACCACCCGGACGTCGTCCTCCCAGGGCTGGCCGATCACCAGGGACTCCACGACCTCCTCCAGGGCCTCCACCTGCCGGTAGATCTCGGCCGTGCCGATGCGCACCCCTGCGGGGTTCAGGGTGGCGTCCGAGCGGCCGTAGACGATCACCCCCCCGTGCTCGGTGATCTCGATATAGTCCCCGTGGCGCCAGATGCCGGGGTAGTGGCGGAAGTAGGCGTCCAGGTATTTCTCGTCGCCCGGGTCGTTCCAGAAGCTCACGGGCATGGACGGGAAGGGCGCCGTGCACACCAGCTCGCCCTTCCGGCCGACCACGGGCTTGCCGTCGTCGTCCCAGGCCTCGACCTTCATCCCCAGGCCGCGCTTCTGGATCTCGCCCGCGTAGACCGGGCTGATGGGGGAACCCAGCATGAAGCACGAGATGATGTCGGTGCCCCCCGAGATGGAGGCGAGCTGGAGGTCGGCCTTGACCTCTCGGTACACCCACTCGAAGCCTTCGATGGAGAGGGGCGAGCCGGTGGAGCACACGGCCTTGAGCGGCGCCAGGTCGAGCTCAGTCCCCGGCCGCACCTCGCTCTTTTCGCACATGGCGATGTACTTGGCGCTGGTCCCGAAGATCGAGACCTTCAGGTCCTGGGCCATCTTCCACAGCACCGACATGTCGGGGTAGCCGGGGCTGCCGTCGAAGAGCACCACCGTAGAGCCCACGTAGAGCGAGCTCACGAGCCAGTTCCACATCATCCAACCGCAGGTGGTGAAGTAGAAGATCGTGTCCTCGGGCTTGAGGTCGCAGTGGAGCAGGAGCTCCTTCGCGTGCTGGATCAGGGTGCCGCCGGCCCCGTGGACGATGCACTTGGGCACGCCGGTCGTGCCCGAGGAATACATGATGTAGATGGGGTGGTCGAAGGGGAGTTGGGCGAAGGCCACCTCCCGGGCGTCGTTGGCCAGCGCATCGGCCCAGAGGAGCGCCTTGGGGACCCCGGAGAGATTCGGCCGGGCGCTGACGAAGGGCACCACGACGATCTTCTCGATGGAGTGGATCTCCCGGGCCACCTCGGCAACCCGGGCCAGCGAGTCGAAGGCCTTGCCGTTGTAGAAGTACCCGTCGGCCGTTAGGAGCACCTTGGGCTCGATCTGGCCGAACCGATCCATGACGCCCTTGAACCCGAAGTCCGGACTGCACGAGGACCAGATGGCCCCGAGGCTGGTGGCGGCCAGCATCCCCACCACGGCCTCGATGCGGTTGGGCATGAACCCCGCCACCCGGTCTCCCTGGCCCACCCCCGCGTCGCGCAGGAACCGGGCGAACCGGGCCACCTGGGCATAGAGCTCCGCGTAGGTGAGGCGCTCGGGTTCTCCCCGCTCTCCCACGAAGACCAGGGCCGTATGGTCGCCCCGGTGGCGCAGCAGGTTCTCGGCAAAGTTGAGCCGTGCCCCCCGGAACCACCTTGCCCCCGGCATCACGGGATCTTCCAGCACCGCCTCGTAGGGGGCCGAGTGCCGGATGCCGGCGAACTTCCACATGGCCTCCCAGAAGGCGGGGATCTCCCTCACGGACCACTCGTACAGGTCGTCGTAGCCCTGGAGGGAGAGGCCATGCTCCCGATTCACGGCGGAGAGGAACCGCGTCAGGTTGGCCTGGGCGACCTTTTCCGGCGAAGGGGTCCAAAGGAGCTCGCTCATGGGGTTCCTCCTGGGAAAGGCAGAGGGTGTGCGCGGCAGTGCGACGGCGGACGGCCGGTCGAAGCTGCGACAATACCCAAACGCCCGTTCGCCTTCAACCTGGTTTCGAAATCGGCCTGCGCCGCGGGCTGGGGCGGCTTGCCGAAGCAGACTTCCCAGAAAAGCGCGAAGCCCCGGTTCGAACCGGGGCTTCGCGCTTGGACGAAGGTGGCCGCAGGCGCCTACATGGCGTCGGTTCCGCGTTCGCCGGTGCGGATGCGGATGACGTCGCGGACTTCGGAAACGAAGATCTTTCCGTCGCCGATCTTGCCGGTACGCGCGGCGGAGGAGATGGCGTCGACGACCTTCGGGGCCAGGTCCTCCCCGATCACCACCTCCACCTTGACCTTCGGGACGAAGTCCACGGTGTACTCGGCCCCCCGGTAGATCTCCGAGTGGCCCTTCTGGCGGCCGAAGCCCTTCACCTCGGTAATGGTCATCCCCTGCACGCCCAGGTGCTGCAGGGCCTCCTTGACCGCGTCCAGGCGAAACGGCTTCACGATGGCTTCCACTTTGATCATGGGTCTTCCCTCCGGGGCTCGGGCCCCTCGTCGTCGGCCGGCTCTGGGTGAGCCCGGCTGCGTGCGCTGGTCGTGGGCCGTCCCGCCGGGGAGGGGTCGCTCGCCGTCACCCGCCTGTGCCTCCCCGCTGGACCGGCCCACGGATCTCGTGCCCCCGTCGCTACACGATCCGTGCCACGGTTTCCGGCGAGGGGCCGCCGGAGCACGGGTTTCTCTCGGGCCTGCGCCCCCGGTGCCCGGGCAGGACCAGGGGGGAGGAGAGATGCGAGACGCTTTTGTGGCTTCCTTTGCGTAATGAGACAATTTTGAATCAAGCCAGGGCCCTCTCCTGCCCGCCCACGGAAACCCCTCCGCCGAAAACGCGCGCAGAGCGCGCACTTCCGCCGGCCATCCGGAGTGGTCTGCCCCTTGGCACGGGCCTTGAAACAAGGGCAGCCGTCGCCGACGTCACCACAGCCGGTCCGCTCGAGGACGAGCCCCGGCTGCACCAACCCAACGCCGAACCCTAACGCGGAGCGTGGACCGTGGAACAGCACATCTTCGAACTGAAGTACGCGCTCGACACCTTTTACTTTCTCGTGTGCGGAGCCCTGGTGATGTGGATGGGGGCGGGCTTTGCCATGCTCGAGGCGGGGCTCGTGCGCGCCAAGAACACCACCGAGATCCTGGCCAAGAACGTGGCCCTGTTCGCCGTGGCCTGCGTCATGTACCTGGTGTGCGGGTACGCCATCATGTACGACGGCACGTGGTTCCTGCGGGGCATCGAGCTCTCGGGGGCGGCGAGCGCCGAGGAACTCACCTCCCACGTGCTGGCTGCCTCGGCCGAGGCGGGGTTCGGGGGCGACGCGGTGTACGCCAGCGCTTCGGACTTCTTCTTCCAGGTGGTGTTCGTCGCCACCGCCATGTCCATCGTCTCGGGGGCCGTGGCGGAGCGGATGAAGCTCTGGGCGTTTCTCGCCTTCTCGGTGCTCATGACCGGCTTGATCTACCCCATGGAAGGTTCCTGGACGTGGGGGGGCAAGGACGTGTTCGGTCTCTTCAGCCTGGGCGACCTGGGCTTCAGCGACTTCGCGGGCTCCGGCATCGTGCACCTGGCGGGCGCCTCGGCCGCCCTGGCGGGAGTTCTCCTGCTCGGCGCCCGCAAGGGCAAGTACGGTCCCGAGGGCCAGGTACACGCCATCCCCGGCGCCAACCTGCCCCTGGCCACCCTGGGCACCTTCATCCTGTGGATGGGGTGGTTCGGGTTCAACGGCGGATCGGTCCTCAAGCTCGGCGACGCCGTCAACGCCAACGCGGTGGCCATGGTCTTCGTCAACACGAACGCCGCGGCGGCGGCCGGCTCCGTAGCGGCGCTGATCCTGGCGCGGCTGCTCTTCGGCAAGGCCGATCTCACCATGCTCTTGAACGGTGCGCTCGCCGGCCTCGTGACCATCACCGCCGAGCCCGCCACCCCCACCGCACTCCAGGCGTCGCTCTTCGGCGCCCTGGGGGGCCTCCTGGTGGTGGGGAGCATCCTGGTCCTGGACAAGCTGCGCATCGACGACCCGGTGGGCGCGATCTCGGTGCACGGCACGTGCGGGCTCCTGGGGCTGCTCCTGGTGCCGCTCACCAACGGCGACGCCAGCTTCTTCGGCCAGGTTGCCGGGGCGCTCACCATCTTCGCCTGGGTGTTCGGCGTGAGCCTGGTCGGGTGGGGCCTGCTCAAGGCGGTGGTGGGCATCCGGGTCAGCGAGGAAGAGGAGTACCAGGGCATGGATCTCTCCGACTGCGGCATGGAGGCCTACCCCGAGTTCACCGGCAAGTAGCCTGGACGACGCAACCTCTCGGCCCGGGCCCCTGCGGGCCCGGGCCCTCACCGAAAGAGCACACGCAAAGGAGACGCGCATGTCGAAGCACCGGTTCCTCTCCGCCCTCGCTCTGGCCGCCTTCATCCTGGCCGCTGCCCCGGCCCTCGCCGGGGACGGCGGCTGGCTCGACGACGCCAACTTCAGCGGCAACGTCTCGCTTGCCTCGGACTACGTCTTCCGCGGGATCTCCCAGACCGACTCGAACCCCGCGGTCCAGGGCGGGTTCGACTACGCCTCACCGGTGGGCCTGTACGTGGGCGCCTGGGCCTCCAACGTGGCCTTCGGCGGCTCCATCGAGATGGACTGGTACGGGGGCTTCGCAAACGAAGTCGGCGGGTTCTCCTACGACCTGGGAGTGATCTACTATTCCTACCCCAAGGCGCACGACGACCCGGAGATCAACTTCTTCGAGGGCTACCTCAAGCTCGGCTACGCCCTGCCCGCCCTGGGCCCCGTGGAGCCCTCCCTGGGGGCCGGCTACGCCTACTCGCCCGACTTCTTCGGGGAGGACGGCAACGCCCACTACCTGAACGGGAGCCTCGGCCTGGGGCTGCCCTACGGGCTGGGGCTCGCGGCCGAGGTGGGCTGGCAGAAGGTCGAAGGCGACAAGTCCACCGGCGACGGCAACGGTCTCGACGGGGACGACGGGTTCGACTACGTGCACTACCGCTTCGGGGCCTCGGCTTCCCTGAAGGGGTTCGACCTGGACGTGAGCTACCACAACACCACCGAGGCCACCTTCCTGGGCGGGAGCATCGCGGACGACCGCGTGGTCTTCACGGTTTCTCGTTCCTTGTAGTCCAGCCGGCCCAGGGGCGGCCCCCTCGGGGCCTCCCCCTTCTCCAGACATCTCCCACCCCCCGGCCCGGCCGCGACCCAACCCGCGGCTGCCTCCCATTCCTCCGGGGCCGGGGGGCTTCTCTTCTTGCAGCGCGCCCCGAAGCGCCGCCAGGCGTCCGGAGAGCCGCGCCGGGATGGTTCGCCAGCCCCGGCCGCGCCGGGGACTCGGTGGGGGTTTGCCCGTGGCGCTCCGGTTTGGCAGACTGGGCGGCCCGGGGGTGGGGAGGCAGCCCATGGGGCGCTCGGCAGCCGGAAGCACGGTGGAGAGGGCCAGACGACGCTGCGCCCTCCTGGGGAGCCTGCTGGTATGGCCCGCGGTGGCCGCCCTGTGGCTCGGCGCGTGCGGGGCGCCCCCGGAGAGGGGGGCGCTCCCGGTGGGACCAGGCACCCGGCTCGAGGACCTTCCGGCGGGCTACGGCCTGGTGCTGGGGCGCATCTCCGTGTGGGTGGACGGGGATCCGCTGCCGTGCCCCGCGGCGCCGGAAGCGGGGGAGTGTCGGCTGGTGTTCCGCTACGGGGGCGCCCAGACCCTTTCCCTGCCCCTGCGCTCCGCCGCGTCGCTCGGGGCGCGCCGGGAGCCCGAGCCCTTCTACGTGATCCGGCTGCCCCAGGGCGACTACGAGCTCACCCGGTTCGAAGGAGGCGGCACCGCCGTGCCGCCGCGCTTCCGTGGGGAAGTCCCCCTGGGCCGGCGCTTCGAGCTGCGCCCGGGAGAGGCCCTGTACGTGGGCTCCCTGCGGCTGGACCTGCCCGCCGGCCGGGGCAGGCCGGCGGTACACGTCGCCGACGAGTCAGACCTGGCACGCGACGCGGCAGACGATCTCCAACCCGGGCTCGGGGCGCGGCTCCAGATCCGCCTCGCCCAGTAGCCGCCTTCCCGGAGGAAACCCAGTGACCCTCTCTGCCTGCCCGGCGGCCCTTCGCGCCGTGATCTTCGACCTGGACGGCACGCTCCTGGACACCCTCGACGACCTGGCCGGCGCCATGAACCGCGTGCTGGCGCAGGAGGGCATGCCGGTGCACCCCGTGGACGCCTACCGCTACTTCGTGGGGGACGGCATGGAGGCCCTGGTGCGCCGGGCCCTGCCCCCCGAGCGCCTCGACTCGGCCACCGTGGCCCGGGCGCTGGCTGCCATGCGGGCCGAGTACGACCGCCGCTGCGCCGACAAGACCCGCCCCTACCCGGGGGTATCCGAACTCCTCGACGCCTTGACCCGCCGCATGGTGCCCTTTGCCGTCTTCTCCAACAAGCCCCACGACGCGGCCGTGGACCTGGTTGGGCGCCTGCTGGGGCGGTGGGAGTTTGCCGCAGTGGTCGGTGCACGGCCCGGCTACCCGGTCAAGCCTGACCCAAAGGGGGCCCTGGAGGTGGCGGGGCTCCTGGGCGCCGCCCCGGGGGAGTGCCTGTACCTGGGGGACACGGGGACCGACATGCGCACCGCCCGGGCCGCGGGGATGCGGGCCGTGGGGGCGCTGTGGGGATTTCGGCCCGCAGCCGAGCTCCTGGAGGCCGGGGCCCACGCCCTGGCAGCATCCCCTGCCGATGTCCTCCGCCTGCTCAAACCGCTGTTCTAAAGATTTCCGGCTGGCGGCCGATAAGCCGGGAACGGGCGGCGCCCGGGCGGGGGGCCGAGGCGCGACCGGGAGGACGTGCGTGCGCAAGGATCATCCTGGATCCCGCAGCCTGAAACGGCGCGAGAGGTAGGCACAGCTTCTGCCCATGGGACCCCACCTTTCTCCGGCTGGCAGGAAGAAGGAGGCCCCTGGAACGGGGCCGGCGGCGGCAACGCCGCGATCGGCGCCGCCCGCCATCGACGCGCTCTACATCCCCCTGCTCTGGGATCCGATCCACCTGCTGGCCGCCGAGGTGCTGCGTTCGACGTGGGAGCCCGTCCGCCGCCGGGTCACCGAGGCCCTCACGGTGGTCCTCGAGCTCGCCTCGGGCTCCCGCGTCCGGCTCAAGGATGCCGAAATTGCTGCCTTCTACTTCACCCTCCTCAAGGTGCTCTCGGCCACCGTTCCCCTCTCGGAGGAACGGCGCGCGGTCTTCCTCCAGGAGGCCGCGGCCTGCATCTACTTCGGCGACCGGCTCTCTGGTTTCCCAGACAGCGCCTCCTACTGGGAGTTCCTGACCCAGCGGCACGCCGAGTACGCCGCGGCCGCCAGGAAGGCTCGGGACACCAAGCCCCTCATCACCTTCGTCGACCACTTCCTGTGCTACTTCGGCCTGGGGGGCAGCGAGAACGTGGACGTGGTGTACGGCCTCTACCGGTTCCTCTCCCCCCTGCTCGCCGAGGCCGCCCAGCGCCTGCGGGAGCGGACTGCCGAAGCCTGCGGAAACGGCAGCCCTTCGTGAGTCGCCCAGGGGCGACGATCACGCCAGCACCGCCCCCCTTTCGTGCAGAAGCTCCCGGAGCACGGAGCGGTGGCAGCGGGCCTCGACGGGGCAGTAGCAGCCCACGGAGAGGTCCGTCTGGCGGGAGAGGGCGGCGAGGAGGTCGAGGAGGCGGGTTCGCTCGGGGGCGGCCATCTCGGCGCGGTACCGCTTGACGAAGGCCCGCCACGACGCTTCGTCCTCGGCCCCGCGGGCGGCCTTTACGAGCTCTTCGCTCGGCGCCAGCTCCGGGAGCCAGACGTCGTAGAAGTCCCTGGAGGCGAACTCGGCTTTGGGCACTCCCCGGGGCGGGCGCCGCACCGTGCCGAGGCGCAGCCCCTCCCCTTGCGCCCGCGGGCTTCCCAACCGGACGACGCGGATCGCCATTTCCCTCGCCTCCCGGTGCCTTGCGGCACCTCTTCGTGTGGGCCGCCGGGTTCCCCCGGCGCGGGTACGCCGCCGGCGGCCGGGCCCTCGGGCCCTATTACTACAGTGGGAAGCGGCGAGCAGGTGGTTTGCCAGAGGGCCGGACAGTAGACCTCGAAACCCTACTTCTTGGTGGGCTTGGGCTCGTCGTCCCGGTAGTCTTCGCAAAGGGCCAGAAGGGCGCCGTCGTCGACCCGAAGGTGGATCTTCCGCCCGAAGTCCAGGCGCTTGAGGTACTCGCGAACGGCTGCCTTGCCTGCCTTCTTCGTCTTGGTCTCCACGTTCGGCTCCTTCCGTGTTCGGTATGCGTGTACCCTGGAGTCCTTTTCGGCTCTCGGCGACGGCTCCATGAGGGCCGCTTGCCGGCGCGCATGCGCGCCGGGAAAGGGAAAACGCGGTGCCCCACCTGTCGGCCCGGATCGAGGAGCTCATCGCCCTGGGGGTTCGCCGCGCCGCGACCCGCACCCCGTATCGGGAACCCCTGGTGGGCTATGCCAGCGCCCAGGACCCGGGGTGGCTGCGGCTGCGCGAAGTAACCGAGCCCACCCACCTGCTGCCGGAGGAACTCCTCCCCGGCGCCCGCACCGTGGTGGCCTTTTTCGTCCCCTTCGGGGAAGCCGTTGTCCGGGCC
This window of the Thermodesulfobacteriota bacterium genome carries:
- a CDS encoding DUF488 family protein gives rise to the protein MAIRVVRLGSPRAQGEGLRLGTVRRPPRGVPKAEFASRDFYDVWLPELAPSEELVKAARGAEDEASWRAFVKRYRAEMAAPERTRLLDLLAALSRQTDLSVGCYCPVEARCHRSVLRELLHERGAVLA
- a CDS encoding ammonium transporter; its protein translation is MEQHIFELKYALDTFYFLVCGALVMWMGAGFAMLEAGLVRAKNTTEILAKNVALFAVACVMYLVCGYAIMYDGTWFLRGIELSGAASAEELTSHVLAASAEAGFGGDAVYASASDFFFQVVFVATAMSIVSGAVAERMKLWAFLAFSVLMTGLIYPMEGSWTWGGKDVFGLFSLGDLGFSDFAGSGIVHLAGASAALAGVLLLGARKGKYGPEGQVHAIPGANLPLATLGTFILWMGWFGFNGGSVLKLGDAVNANAVAMVFVNTNAAAAAGSVAALILARLLFGKADLTMLLNGALAGLVTITAEPATPTALQASLFGALGGLLVVGSILVLDKLRIDDPVGAISVHGTCGLLGLLLVPLTNGDASFFGQVAGALTIFAWVFGVSLVGWGLLKAVVGIRVSEEEEYQGMDLSDCGMEAYPEFTGK
- a CDS encoding acetoacetate--CoA ligase: MSELLWTPSPEKVAQANLTRFLSAVNREHGLSLQGYDDLYEWSVREIPAFWEAMWKFAGIRHSAPYEAVLEDPVMPGARWFRGARLNFAENLLRHRGDHTALVFVGERGEPERLTYAELYAQVARFARFLRDAGVGQGDRVAGFMPNRIEAVVGMLAATSLGAIWSSCSPDFGFKGVMDRFGQIEPKVLLTADGYFYNGKAFDSLARVAEVAREIHSIEKIVVVPFVSARPNLSGVPKALLWADALANDAREVAFAQLPFDHPIYIMYSSGTTGVPKCIVHGAGGTLIQHAKELLLHCDLKPEDTIFYFTTCGWMMWNWLVSSLYVGSTVVLFDGSPGYPDMSVLWKMAQDLKVSIFGTSAKYIAMCEKSEVRPGTELDLAPLKAVCSTGSPLSIEGFEWVYREVKADLQLASISGGTDIISCFMLGSPISPVYAGEIQKRGLGMKVEAWDDDGKPVVGRKGELVCTAPFPSMPVSFWNDPGDEKYLDAYFRHYPGIWRHGDYIEITEHGGVIVYGRSDATLNPAGVRIGTAEIYRQVEALEEVVESLVIGQPWEDDVRVVLFVVLRSGAALDEALKKKIRDQIRQNTTPRHVPAKIIQVPEIPRTISGKLVEMAVLQTVQGEEVKNKDALANPQALNHFKDLADLKT
- a CDS encoding P-II family nitrogen regulator, encoding MIKVEAIVKPFRLDAVKEALQHLGVQGMTITEVKGFGRQKGHSEIYRGAEYTVDFVPKVKVEVVIGEDLAPKVVDAISSAARTGKIGDGKIFVSEVRDVIRIRTGERGTDAM
- a CDS encoding (deoxy)nucleoside triphosphate pyrophosphohydrolase; this encodes MNGPPPAPVPVVAAVLWDDCGRVLLARRPPGGPHGGLWEFPGGKVEPGESPESALAREILEELGAVVTVGREVARVDHAYPHLHPHLTAFACTLARGTPVPLHGQELAWLEPGELLSRPMPEADIPVARKLASQT
- a CDS encoding TorF family putative porin, whose amino-acid sequence is MSKHRFLSALALAAFILAAAPALAGDGGWLDDANFSGNVSLASDYVFRGISQTDSNPAVQGGFDYASPVGLYVGAWASNVAFGGSIEMDWYGGFANEVGGFSYDLGVIYYSYPKAHDDPEINFFEGYLKLGYALPALGPVEPSLGAGYAYSPDFFGEDGNAHYLNGSLGLGLPYGLGLAAEVGWQKVEGDKSTGDGNGLDGDDGFDYVHYRFGASASLKGFDLDVSYHNTTEATFLGGSIADDRVVFTVSRSL
- a CDS encoding HAD family hydrolase, translating into MTLSACPAALRAVIFDLDGTLLDTLDDLAGAMNRVLAQEGMPVHPVDAYRYFVGDGMEALVRRALPPERLDSATVARALAAMRAEYDRRCADKTRPYPGVSELLDALTRRMVPFAVFSNKPHDAAVDLVGRLLGRWEFAAVVGARPGYPVKPDPKGALEVAGLLGAAPGECLYLGDTGTDMRTARAAGMRAVGALWGFRPAAELLEAGAHALAASPADVLRLLKPLF